GTTCATCTGTAAGTACacatatataaaagtaatatataagtatacatatatatgtatagttttatacataaaagcatattttaatataccctatataagcattccgtttcaaataaagcgcgacgcatgcacactactccgccaatcacaagtcgtccaccacgacttctctcctcccgatcgactggcttgaccccctcgtccatgttgagactttgtgccccgtccatttaattctcaGGTCCATGATACAACACAatactatattcaattgctGGAAGTTATCCCGGGTAATGTCCGGCTaccccgacgggtcaaaaagtaacagctctaccgGACACTAATAAATTTAAGGTGCAACAGAAAAGTTGCCCAGGCATTGGAAGACGCTGAATATGCCATCGATTAAAAGTAACCATAAAAATAGTTGCTTCAACGCGGAAACAGCGTCGTCCAAGACGACGTTGTTTATGGAGTACGACCCAATATTTCTTCCCCCCTGTTTTTACGCGGCGCACACAAGGAGCCAGAGTTATTCCACCGTGTACGAGATGAAAACAGCTGCAATTTACGATCCCGGCGAAACGAAATCACGGTTGCTTTTTAAACTGACCCCCGGCGATCGCTCGAAACCTCCTCGCGCTAAATCACGCGGCCCGTTACGACGTTTATAGCTTCCGCTCCGCGATACACCCGGTTTACGTTCACTTTCGTCCACCTTGGTCCCGCCGGATTAGGCTCTAAACTGGCCCCGCACCACGAACGCGACCCCCTGATTCGATCCCCCTGATACGTATCGCTCGTAAACATCGATGGTTACAGTGTAATTGAAGTTAAGCCCCGCACGACAACAGGCCAAGTTGTAACGCGTATTTTATCCCCCCGGAGCAACGCCATTTCCATCGTTCCCAGGATGATTGCGCTGTTTTCCTCCTGCTTTCCTTTTTGCGGCAACCAATTTGCTTCTGCGTTTACACCGCAGGTCAAAGGTTTCGGTGTAGGAGATCGTGAAAGAAGTAGAAGTGTTTGCTGGCAGTATTGCGGGGGTGCAATTGTTTCAAACGTTTTACGCGGCGAGTTGGGGATGAAGGGTACTAATCTTTTTGCGCGTGCTCATAAAAAAAGAGATATAGGTTTGCGGTCTGAGAAATGACGAGGCAAGAAAGTATCGCAGGTGATTCCCGTAAAATCCATTTCCACGAATGAAGTAGACTTTCATTTATTTTAGTGATTTACCACATGTCCCCGGATTCTTTAACTTCCTTAAAACACCCCGCGCGTGAGTCCAAAACTGTAcgtaaaaagaaacaattaaaatcgcactataaaaaaaaaagttttatgataACCTCAGTAATGTGTTTACTCAAACTTTCGAGGATATCATAAAAACAAAGGGTCGTATTGCATTATAGCGGGCATTCTTTCACTGTGGTATATCATTCGAAATGTCCGCGGAAGCTGGGCCGAGTTTTATGACCATTGTAAAGCAAACTGTAGCAGAACGCGCAACATCTTTCCTTCGTTCGAGGAACGTGTGTTGGCGATCGACTCTGATCGCAAGTATCAGAGCTgattaataagaaaaaatagggGTGCGAGGAATCTGCTTGGAATCAACGAATCGTCGATTTCTGCTCCGCTTACCCCCGCCGGTTTGCGATGAATTTATAGCCGATCTGATTTCTATTAGCATCCCCAATAGCTTTGTCTATCTATCGCGAAACGACCCTAGGCATCCGTGGCGTTGTTTGACGGGCAATGATTGATTAACCAGCCAATCGGCTCTGTTTGGACAGTTTCTACAACTTGATGAACGCAACAAATAACAAACCGAATCGGACGGAGGTGGCGTGGTTCGTTGATCAGAATTTCGTCTCGTCGACCGAGCTTTCGAATTGGACGCTGGCAGACTGGAAGGAGAGCCCGGCGATCCTGAAACGCGTTCGTGACTCTAAGTACCGCGAATGGTTGAGGAATCTGAACGTGATTTGGAAAAGCTTGGCGAGGAAAATGAACGACGACGTCGCCAAGTATCCGGAGAGGCACAGCCTGATCTACGTGAAAAATGGGTTTATTATACCTGGAGGTCGATTTAAAGGTAAGGGGTGCTCGAAGGGTCCGGGGGTGCCTCGAAAATTTCTATTGAAACGGACGGAATCGATATCGTATAGGTACAGGCTATTAGATTAGAAGATTACGCCAGTGTTgtcgtgaatattttttattcgattttaatggaaaagaggggaaatggaattttatatttgaagaatattgagtttatttttaaacacgtatattTGCTGCTAATCTTGTAAATTGATTTaagtacctttttttttaaatattatttactaCGAAGTGAATTAACACACTCGCGGCAGATTCAGTCGCACAGATAAAAGatctttcaatattcgttttctaTTTGGCAGAATTCTACTACTGGGACAGTTACTGGGTGATCGAAGGCTTGCTGTTATCCGACATGTATCAAACTGCCAAGGGAATGATAGACAATTTCGTGTACATGGTGGAGAAATATGGGTTCATACCAAACGGTGGGAGAATTTATTACCTCATGAGGAGCCAGCCACCCTTGTTACATCTCATGGTATGTCATTCTCTTCTGATACCGATTCCTCAGATATTTCTTCTTCCACTCGATTATTTACACGTCCACCTTACACCGTATcccagaaaaaaaggaaaaacccGAACAACTTACTCGCAAAAAAATAGCGCACCGTTGAGAAGAAATCAGAATTTAATACGCAGAAATTAATGCAATCCTACAATTTGTACATAGAATCAAACTCATTTTAAACACTTGGAACACCGCTGTCGTTAgagatatttttttctcaaaatttacCCTAAAGATCCGCCATTTTAACTCCCTTGAGAAAGTAAATTACAAACGAAAGGCGATTGGGAATCGAGCGAAATTACGTCGACGAGATCGAACTGAGATTGGTACATGATCAGGTTTAATTGCAATCCCATTTATTGCGCGTGTCATCGAAAGTTCGATGGCTCCGATACGGGATCTGTTTCATCGAGCTTGGACCAGTCTGACCACGATACGGAAATAGTTGGAGCTTGCTCGCTGAAATTTCAACGAGCTCCCGTTAATACGTTTAAGTATAGTGAGTTCCATTTATTTTGGGGACGAGACACGAATTTTCAGCTTGCCTGGAAGCTGACTTGCTGGGTAACTTACCTTGACAAAGTTTCCGCGTTTCCCTTTCTTCGGAGTCCTGAGGCACGAAGGTTTCCGCGCGATTGAGTTCGGGACTCGATAGCCGGAAAATGTTTGTAATTTAAGGCAGAAATCGGTGTACCCAGCTTCGAAGGAAAACATGGTTAACGTAGCTTTGTACCAGAAAATTCCTTAGAGGGAACGTGTAGCAATTTCGAAATGAAAAACGTCTGCCCTTTACTGCTTAGAATCAAAGTGGAGGAATTATTATTTGCATCGTGGTTCGTGCTCGAAAATGGAATCGATTTCTTTAGTAATCTCGATATAAAAGGTAAAAGTGATGGTGCATAGTATTGACATAAATCAAGGTGATCATTTCAAACTCTGTAAAATGTACTAATTATCAGCGGTCGAATggaactgttaaaattttcaattaattatgaaataactgtaacTTTATGACTATTATCCTTCCTGTTCCGAGAAAACTGTtatattaactgaaacttttatttctcaTATTTTTGTGTAAATGAGAATCTTTATTTccttgaaagtagaaaaaagttctaattaaacaggaacatttattctactctgaaaaagttaaagttgtgacAAGCAGATTTTCTGGAAACGTGGGGTAGATAGATCTGAAATTATATGTTTATCCTGCTTTCAATTCCTTAAGtgatactaattaaaaaaatattaatattcttaacTTTTCTATTTTATCCTTAAACATCTGTTCCAAAGTATACGATTCTCCAGAACTATTATCTttcgaacataaaataactgttaaaactgaatTCTTAAaacagagttaaagtgttaatacacAAAGTTtacttaaaacagaaaagaaataagtttaaatttaaaagtccgataaataacttttatttataaaagttaacagtttcattcgacccctgctCTGTTATCAATAAACTTAACCAATCGCGTGTCTTAAGAAATCACGCCCCGAGTGGACGAATGTTCTCTCTCCAAGTGAAACGTCACAAGTTCTACCGAAATAAACGAAAGTCACAGATGAGGAAGCATAAAGCTCACAATGTGCAGCGGGCATTCAAAAATCTAGACTGTACGTTTCGAGCTCTTGCCGAATAACCTGGCGCCCGAAGAGCCTCGTTCAGCGAAATCGTTATCGTGCGAACTCTTCGCACGTACACGAGAAAAGCACATTTCACCAGGACGCGAAAATCTCCGCGCACACCCAGAACGCTCTAGAGTCTGCCGCGGATACACGTGCTGGCTGCTACCCCCTTTGACGAATCGAAGAATAATCTCGAGCCGTTTCGCGACTCGACTGCCTTCTCGCTCGTAAATCGAGTTTTGAAATTCTACCCTTCTTCTGTTCCCTGATCCTCCCTCGCCAGAATCACGGCTCGGCCGGGATGGAGGAAAAATTTCATACGAACCGCCTGAGAAGCAATTCCACCCCCCTCCGCGAGAAGCAGAACCATTCGCGAATACCGAATTCAAAGAACAGATCAATAATTCACGTATACGGGTAATCAGCctttatatgcaaaataaagtgAAGGGAGGTGCTTACATACGGACATTGACGAACGCGTTCATGAATTAATGCATAAGCACAAAACGCATTAGCGTGGAATAGCTAGAGCGACGAATATACTTTCTAATTCTGCAGCGCTCGGTCCGCCGCAAGTATTCTTCGGTCACGAACAACGCGGAGCTTGATTAACGTACGATACGCTAGACACAACGGCTGTCATTTATAAACACGTGCAAGCAACGGCGCATTTGAAATGGAAAAGAATGGAGCCGGGGCTATCCAGGAGCTAGACTGTTCGTCGCGAATGTACGGTTATCGAATCTTTCAGCTCGTATTTCTCCGGAAAAGTTCGATACCAGACCTACTCCCGAATGCAACGAGCCTTCTAATGTGCTTTCGGTAAAGATATTCGCTCGCGTTCCGCGCATCGGCCCCCGCTGTTTGCCCGGCTCGAGAAGGATTCCAGTTTCGAGGAACGATTGAGGGTATCGCGGAACTCCTGCGGCGCTTTATGCTCGCTGTTGAATCTCCCCCCTCCGTCTGCTGTTTTTAGGTATCGAAGTACTTGGAGTTCACGGGCGATTACGATTACTTAGGTACGATTATACCTATGCTGGAGAAAGAGTTCGCCTTCTGGCAGAGGGAGAAGATGGTCGACGTTAAAGTGAACGGGAAGACGTACAAGATGGGCCACTATTCTGTTGACAGCACGAGGCCGCGACCTGAGAGTTACAGGTACGTCTTTGTTTATACGAAATCGGATAATTTTTAGTACAATTTGCCAGGTTTTCAATTCGACGCTGTGATGaaactgttttttttaattaacaaaagAAGCGTTTGTGATGTGTGTGGGGATAATTTTGAAGGGAAGTTGATAAAGAGTGGGGAATGTTGAGGGAAAGTTTTCTCTTCTCAGCTTCATAGATTTGAGTTGAAAAAGTGAAATTGCTGTTTCGCTTGCAAGTAATTGGAGGACATGTATTTTCAATAAAACTTCAAGTCTCGCGGCTTTATCGAGTCATTGAAATGTGTAGAATGGAAGTTGTGTAAGTAATTACTGTAGGTAAAGGCTGAAGACTTTTTAAAGGCGCATTAAATCAGAATCAATGAACCACGAAGGCGAAAAGTTATGAATTCACTCTGAATAAATTCATATTTCATTTcttcttataaaaatttttataacaagCAACGAAGTCAAATGTCCATCTTTTACGTTCTTTGTTAAACATTTTACCAATTTATTCGGCTTCGTATCAAATCTCTGTGCAGTTCTATTTCTTCTGCCTTAGcgatatgaatttttaacttacGTAATATTTCCTTCCACTGTATCCTTTTTCTGTATAATATCATCTCCATTTGATTCGCTTGTGCACACGTCCAACGCGAATATCGAGTGTGCCTTGGGTATCAAACTGTTATTACAGagttgtaaaataaatttcatccGTGGCGTACTGCCGCTCTAAACTTTCAGCGGTAGTTCTACGCGTACAATGCTAATATTTAAGTGCACCCAATGGGAACTCCTTGGGAGCGTTAACACACACGTCACAGGCATAATCAAATGCAAATGCAGGCACATTCACAACTCGCGTTTAGGTTTACGTTTCGACGGTATCCTCGAATCTGTTCGCAATTAAATTTCATCGAACCCGTGTTTGCGCTTCATTTCGCCGCGTTTTAATGATATTACGAGCTGCGCTGTTTAGCACGAATTCTGCGAGGCACCTAACGTCTGAGGTAATCTTAAATCAATTAAACGCACGTGTGACGAGCGAGGGGTCTTATACAGACGCGAATTTGTTTGACAAATTGCAGTTATGAATTTGGGAGTAATATCTGAGGCGGGTTTGCAGACTTGGGTCGAAATGTTGATTTCAGTTGTACGCTATAAATGTAATTTTCGCGATTACGGTGCTCGGAATCCATAAATTAATTTCATGCGAATGAGGCCTGTCCTTCCTATGCTTTCTAGAATTTGCAAAAGGTGTAAAATTACAGTGTAATATTGTTACACATATTGCAACAAAAGCGAGACAATATCTAGCGATTAAAGAAGGGCCTCAGTGCCAAAAGTCAGTTTCCAGAAAAGTGTTTGTGAACATTGCgaagttaaatatttttcatacataGTGAAATTGTTGTAaaactgtctataatatttaaaattttgatatatCTCCTTGGTAGTTGCACTATGACAGCCAGGATCATGTAacaaattaatcagtgaaattaattttaattatagcccTCTCAGGCTTTTCTTGGAGGGAACAGgacgaatttaaatttttctactgTTTTTTTCCTCTTTTATTTCAGAGAGGACTACCAGATGGCACAAAATCTGCCAGAGAAATCGCGTGATTTCTTTTACAACAATATAAAAGCCGGCGCCGAAAGTGGCTGGGACTTCTCCAACAGGTGGTGCATAGGGAATAACCAAAACAGCGTGCTCAGTTTGCTTAACATTTCCACGCAGCACGTTATACCTGTCGACCTGAACGCGATCCTGCAGCAAAACGCGCGGCTTCTCAGCGAATTTCACACGCTCCTGGGAAACAGCGCGGTAAGCTTCCTAGACTTATTATCGAATCGACTCCGTTGGAATTCTAGCCAGCGAACTTGTTGCGCTTAGCGTGCTCCAATATCATCGCGGTTATAAGGGATCGAACGTTTAAGAACAGATTGGTTCAATTAATTTAGCAATTCACAGCGGGCACTGCAGGAAGGGAGCATCGTCTATTTTATCGGGGAAAGTAGACAATGGCACGATCAAATTTTCGTAGCTACCTGCTCGAATACTGAAGCAGATATG
Above is a genomic segment from Andrena cerasifolii isolate SP2316 chromosome 12, iyAndCera1_principal, whole genome shotgun sequence containing:
- the LOC143375528 gene encoding trehalase; protein product: MPGPLFIVLSIAIALTDAASIGHASVRATDCDSKIYCVGPLLQTVQLAEIFPDSKTFVDLSQRNDPDITLSNFYNLMNATNNKPNRTEVAWFVDQNFVSSTELSNWTLADWKESPAILKRVRDSKYREWLRNLNVIWKSLARKMNDDVAKYPERHSLIYVKNGFIIPGGRFKEFYYWDSYWVIEGLLLSDMYQTAKGMIDNFVYMVEKYGFIPNGGRIYYLMRSQPPLLHLMVSKYLEFTGDYDYLGTIIPMLEKEFAFWQREKMVDVKVNGKTYKMGHYSVDSTRPRPESYREDYQMAQNLPEKSRDFFYNNIKAGAESGWDFSNRWCIGNNQNSVLSLLNISTQHVIPVDLNAILQQNARLLSEFHTLLGNSAKSQYYAKIAAELQIAINNVLWNEEAGMWFDYDMKNNRPRNTFYPSNLAPLYTKSYNRHLRVLYAMSAVKYLQSQNIDSFFGGTPTSLNYTGEQWDYPNAWPPLQSFIVMGLYMTEEEVAVNFARELASRWLASNYIGFSDNGQMFEKYDSTVPGQGGGGGEYSVQTGFGWTNGVVFEFLNTFSSIKAREVAGHAASSTLGTAQ